The Microbacter sp. GSS18 genome has a segment encoding these proteins:
- a CDS encoding ABC transporter ATP-binding protein — MTTVTEPAVQNPATETPEPIIRLAGVTRTYQQKNRVVKALTGVDLEIRPGDFLTIQGPTGGGKSTLLQLLGALDRPTSGEVRVAGHDLATASGADLQRLRAHEIGFVFQGFNLIPTLTAHENVDMALEPLGLRSAERTARVTEALAHVGLADRGDHRPGELSGGQQQRVAIARAIVKRPRVLLADEPTGNLDESMRDEILAVLQTLNAEGLTLIVVTHDSAVAKRAGRRVRLAKGVVTEI; from the coding sequence ATGACCACCGTCACCGAACCGGCCGTGCAGAATCCGGCCACGGAAACCCCGGAGCCGATCATCCGGCTCGCGGGCGTCACCCGCACCTACCAGCAGAAGAATCGCGTCGTGAAGGCACTCACCGGAGTGGATCTCGAGATCCGCCCCGGCGACTTCCTCACCATCCAGGGCCCCACCGGCGGCGGCAAGTCGACGCTCCTGCAGCTGCTGGGCGCGCTGGACCGACCCACCTCCGGAGAGGTCCGGGTCGCGGGCCATGATCTCGCGACGGCCTCGGGCGCCGACCTCCAGCGGCTGCGCGCCCATGAGATCGGGTTCGTGTTCCAGGGCTTCAACCTCATCCCCACCCTCACCGCCCACGAGAATGTCGACATGGCGCTCGAGCCGCTGGGGCTGCGCAGCGCCGAGAGGACCGCGCGCGTCACCGAGGCGCTCGCGCACGTCGGCCTGGCCGATCGCGGCGACCACCGGCCGGGCGAGCTGTCGGGCGGGCAGCAGCAGCGCGTCGCTATCGCACGCGCGATCGTCAAGCGCCCGCGCGTGCTGCTGGCCGACGAACCCACCGGCAATCTCGATGAGAGCATGCGCGACGAGATCCTTGCGGTTCTGCAGACTCTGAACGCCGAGGGTCTCACGCTGATCGTCGTCACGCACGACTCCGCCGTCGCCAAGCGCGCGGGGCGCCGGGTGCGGCTGGCGAAGGGCGTCGTCACCGAGATCTGA
- a CDS encoding VanZ family protein, with protein sequence MLAAATAVYVAVVASLTLGPQPEAAGGGLEAIAAWLGRFSVTAWVTFPVLEFAANVVLFLPAGVIWVLWAGGRRWWLAALAGLALSTGIELTQAVALADRVPDARDLVANTLGALAGAGAVAGTAARAASPRAAEATR encoded by the coding sequence GTGCTCGCCGCGGCCACGGCCGTCTACGTCGCGGTCGTGGCGTCGCTGACGCTCGGCCCGCAGCCCGAGGCGGCCGGCGGCGGTCTCGAGGCGATCGCGGCGTGGCTGGGCCGGTTCTCGGTGACCGCGTGGGTCACGTTCCCGGTGCTCGAGTTCGCCGCGAACGTCGTGCTGTTCCTGCCGGCGGGGGTTATCTGGGTGCTGTGGGCGGGCGGGCGCCGCTGGTGGCTGGCGGCGCTGGCCGGCCTCGCCCTGAGCACCGGCATCGAACTCACCCAGGCAGTGGCGCTCGCGGACCGCGTGCCCGACGCGCGCGACCTCGTCGCCAACACGCTCGGGGCGCTCGCCGGCGCGGGGGCCGTCGCAGGGACGGCCGCGCGGGCCGCATCACCGCGGGCGGCCGAAGCCACCCGCTGA
- the gndA gene encoding NADP-dependent phosphogluconate dehydrogenase: MTEAAANIGVVGLAVMGSNLARNLASREGNTVAVYNRSRSKTDELVADHPEAEFVPAFSYEEFAASLTVPRTAVIMVKAGRATDAVIDALVEVFEPGDIIVDGGNALFSDTIRREKAVRETGINFVGMGVSGGEEGALLGPSLMPGGSDESWVTLGPILRSIAAIAEGEPCVTHIGHDGAGHFVKMVHNGIEYADMQLIAEAYDLIRRGTGKTPAEIADVFAEWNRGELDSYLIEITSEVLRQIDADTGKPLVDVILDQAGAKGTGAWTVQTALSLGVPVSGIAEATFARSLSSHPEQRAVSRDLPGPVEGLTVEDADAFIEQVRLALYASKIVAYSQGFDEIRAGAAEYGWSIDLGAVSKIWRGGCIIRAQFLNRIADAYDETADLPVLLTAPYFVEALGRAQDAWRHIVQQAAAAGIPAPAFSSSLAYYDGLRAERLPAALIQGQRDFFGAHTYKRIDKDGTFHTLWSADRTEVEAEDTH, translated from the coding sequence GTGACCGAGGCAGCAGCGAACATCGGTGTGGTGGGTCTTGCGGTGATGGGGTCCAACCTCGCCCGCAATCTCGCCAGCCGTGAGGGCAACACCGTGGCGGTCTACAACCGCAGCCGTTCCAAGACGGACGAGCTGGTGGCAGACCACCCCGAGGCGGAGTTCGTCCCCGCGTTCTCGTACGAGGAGTTCGCGGCGTCGCTGACGGTGCCGCGCACCGCGGTGATCATGGTCAAGGCGGGCCGCGCGACGGATGCCGTCATCGACGCGCTCGTGGAGGTCTTCGAGCCGGGCGACATCATCGTCGACGGCGGCAACGCGCTGTTCAGCGACACGATCCGCCGCGAGAAGGCGGTCCGCGAGACCGGCATCAACTTCGTCGGCATGGGCGTCTCCGGCGGCGAGGAGGGCGCCCTCCTCGGGCCATCGCTCATGCCCGGCGGCTCGGACGAGTCCTGGGTCACCCTCGGCCCGATCCTCCGCTCGATCGCGGCGATCGCCGAGGGCGAGCCGTGCGTGACCCACATCGGCCACGACGGTGCCGGGCACTTCGTGAAGATGGTGCACAACGGCATCGAGTACGCCGACATGCAGCTGATCGCCGAGGCGTACGACCTGATCCGCCGTGGCACCGGCAAGACCCCGGCCGAGATCGCCGACGTGTTCGCCGAGTGGAACCGCGGCGAGCTGGACTCGTACCTGATCGAGATCACCTCCGAGGTGCTCCGCCAGATCGACGCCGACACCGGCAAGCCCCTCGTGGACGTGATCCTCGATCAGGCCGGTGCCAAGGGCACGGGCGCCTGGACGGTGCAGACCGCCCTCTCGCTGGGCGTCCCGGTCTCGGGCATCGCCGAGGCCACCTTCGCCCGGTCGCTGTCGAGCCACCCCGAGCAGCGCGCCGTGTCGCGCGACCTTCCCGGCCCCGTCGAAGGCCTGACCGTGGAGGACGCCGACGCGTTCATCGAGCAGGTGCGTCTGGCGCTGTACGCGTCGAAGATCGTCGCCTACAGCCAGGGCTTCGACGAGATCCGCGCCGGCGCCGCCGAGTACGGCTGGTCGATCGACCTCGGCGCGGTTTCAAAGATCTGGCGCGGCGGATGCATCATCCGCGCCCAGTTCCTCAACCGCATCGCCGACGCCTACGACGAGACCGCCGACCTTCCGGTGCTGCTGACCGCGCCGTACTTCGTCGAGGCCCTCGGCCGTGCACAGGACGCGTGGCGGCACATCGTGCAGCAGGCCGCCGCGGCCGGCATCCCCGCGCCGGCGTTCTCGTCGTCGCTGGCGTACTACGACGGCCTGCGCGCCGAGCGCCTGCCCGCGGCCCTCATCCAGGGCCAGCGCGACTTCTTCGGCGCCCACACCTACAAGCGCATCGACAAGGACGGCACCTTCCACACCCTGTGGTCGGCAGACCGCACCGAGGTCGAAGCGGAAGACACGCACTGA
- a CDS encoding 50S ribosomal protein L25/general stress protein Ctc: MSQDVDTKVTAEVRTSFGKGFARRLRAAGQIPAVIYGHGTDPVHIALPGHQTALLIRRANALLELVIDGKEQLALVKDVQKDPVHQVIEHIDLLVVKKGEKVHVEVPVTVVGEPFAGTIVNLDATTISLEVEATHIPEHVEVDVEGLEEGAHITAGELKLPKGATLLAEPDLLVVAISTPAAAAAEETEEVEAEAPVAEAEEAAAE; encoded by the coding sequence ATGTCCCAGGACGTCGACACCAAGGTCACCGCTGAGGTCCGCACCAGCTTCGGCAAGGGCTTCGCCCGCCGTCTGCGTGCGGCAGGTCAGATCCCCGCCGTCATCTACGGTCACGGCACCGACCCCGTGCACATCGCGCTGCCCGGTCACCAGACCGCCCTGCTCATCCGCCGGGCCAACGCGCTGCTCGAGCTGGTCATCGATGGCAAGGAGCAGCTCGCGCTGGTCAAGGACGTTCAGAAGGACCCGGTGCACCAGGTCATCGAGCACATCGACCTGCTGGTGGTCAAGAAGGGCGAGAAGGTCCACGTCGAGGTCCCCGTGACCGTCGTGGGCGAGCCCTTCGCCGGGACGATCGTCAACCTCGACGCCACGACGATCTCGCTCGAGGTCGAGGCGACGCACATCCCCGAGCACGTCGAGGTCGACGTCGAGGGCCTGGAGGAGGGCGCGCACATCACCGCCGGCGAGCTGAAGCTCCCGAAGGGCGCGACCCTGCTCGCCGAGCCCGACCTGCTGGTCGTCGCCATCTCGACCCCGGCCGCGGCCGCCGCCGAGGAGACCGAGGAGGTCGAGGCCGAGGCTCCGGTGGCGGAGGCCGAGGAGGCCGCCGCCGAGTAA
- the pth gene encoding aminoacyl-tRNA hydrolase, producing MAQTWLVVGLGNPGPRYEATRHNVGQMVLDEIASRRGESFRAHKANARVAETWLRPGGAKMILAKPNSFMNVSGGPVANLARFYGVEPEQVVIVHDELDIPFDTIKLKTGGGHGGHNGVRDVAKALGTPDFPRVRVGIGRPPGRQDAADWVLDPFGGAERQNLPILLSDAADAVEKLVDEGLLAAQQKHHAPRA from the coding sequence ATGGCGCAGACATGGCTGGTCGTCGGACTGGGGAACCCCGGTCCGCGTTATGAGGCGACGCGGCACAACGTCGGGCAGATGGTGCTCGACGAGATCGCCTCGCGACGCGGCGAGTCCTTCCGCGCGCACAAGGCGAACGCGCGCGTGGCCGAGACGTGGCTGCGCCCGGGCGGCGCGAAGATGATCCTCGCCAAGCCGAATTCGTTCATGAACGTCTCGGGCGGGCCGGTGGCGAACCTCGCCCGGTTCTACGGCGTGGAGCCCGAGCAGGTCGTGATCGTCCACGACGAGCTGGACATCCCGTTCGACACGATCAAGCTGAAGACCGGCGGCGGTCACGGCGGCCACAACGGCGTACGGGACGTCGCCAAGGCGCTCGGCACGCCGGACTTCCCCCGCGTGCGCGTCGGCATCGGGCGTCCGCCGGGTCGTCAGGACGCCGCGGACTGGGTGCTCGACCCGTTCGGGGGCGCGGAGCGTCAGAACCTGCCGATCCTGCTGTCGGACGCAGCCGACGCGGTCGAGAAGCTCGTCGACGAGGGGCTGCTCGCCGCGCAGCAGAAGCACCACGCGCCGCGCGCCTGA